Proteins co-encoded in one Bemisia tabaci chromosome 9, PGI_BMITA_v3 genomic window:
- the LOC109043881 gene encoding E3 ubiquitin-protein ligase MARCHF5 encodes MNDESVQIEASENTEDVNENSDANRRTCWVCFASDEDDPTALWIHPCKCRGHSKWVHQNCLQRWVDEKQSRQGTVAVACSACNTEYIIVYPKLGIFVHILDTIANVNYKICPLIAAGIFVGSIYWTAVSYGAVTVMQVVGHRDALLAMEAADPIVLLVGLPTIPFMLIAGKLIKWEDAVLTLLRKYSPKLPFVRYMLPLFMTENEAENRGSDFPPLASSHSSTSILCSALLLPTIATFCGKLFFDSVSNNLHRTLLGGITFITVKGVLNIYYKQQKLVRKSQRKILNYETNEFTSTSTGTSIDNRSEPAGGNNSGRTQTVNIPSNDAMFDPADWNS; translated from the exons ATGAATGATGAATCGGTACAAATTGAAGCATCAGAAAACACCGAAGATGTCAATGAGAATTCGGATGCGAA CAGACGGACGTGCTGGGTATGTTTTGCCTCTGACGAAGATGACCCAACAGCTTTGTGGATTCATCCATGCAAGTGTAGAGGACACTCAAAATGG GTTCATCAAAACTGTTTACAACGATGGGTAGACGAAAAGCAAAGTCGACAAGGCACAGTTGCGGTAGCATGTTCTGCATGCAACACGGAATATATCATAGTTTATCCTAAGTTAG gtatttttgtTCATATTCTAGACACTATTGCGAATGTAAATTATAAGATTTGCCCCTTGATCGCTGCTGGTATTTTCGTTGGCTCTATTTATTGGACCGCCGTATCGTATGGTGCTGTCACTGTTATGCAG gttgTCGGTCATCGAGACGCACTGCTGGCAATGGAAGCTGCAGATCCGATTGTTCTATTAGTGGGACTCCCTACCATTCCATTTATGCTTATCGCTGGCAAATTAATCAAGTGGGAAGATGCCGTTTTGACACTCCTCAGAAAGTACTCCCCAAAATTACCCTTTGTCCGTTACATGCTTCCTCTTTTCAT GACTGAAAATGAAGCAGAAAACAGAGGAAGCGACTTCCCACCTCTGGCGTCCTCACACTCATCAACTAGTATTTTGTGTAGCGCTTTGTTATTGCCAACAATTGCCACATTCTGCGGAAAACTTTTCTTTGACTCTGTTTCAAATAATCTACACAGAACTTTATTG GGTGGCATAACATTCATCACTGTGAAAGGTGTGCTGAACATCTACTACAAGCAGCAGAAACTGGTCCGTAAAAGCCAGCGGAAAATTCTCAACTACGAAACTAACGAATTTACAAGTACGTCCACAGGAACATCCATAGATAACCGCTCTGAACCAGCCGGCGGTAACAACTCGGGGCGTACGCAAACTGTCAATATCCCCAGTAACGATGCCATGTTCGACCCTGCTGACTGGAACAGTTAA